One Comamonas endophytica DNA window includes the following coding sequences:
- the recR gene encoding recombination mediator RecR: protein MPDVHPLDDLIQALRRLPGVGVKSAQRMAYQLLQRDREGAGQLARALDAALETVQHCAQCHTFTVGRLCAICQDESRDSARLCVVETPADLAAMERTGAYQGRYYVLMGRLSPLDGIGPRDLGLPELLARTGEGGVQEVILATSFTAEGEATAHAISEALKSRGVHVTRLARGVPVGSELEYVDLGTIAHALSDRR, encoded by the coding sequence ATTCCCGATGTACATCCACTGGATGATCTGATCCAGGCCCTGCGCCGCCTGCCGGGCGTGGGCGTGAAGTCGGCGCAGCGCATGGCCTATCAGCTGCTGCAGCGCGACCGCGAGGGCGCGGGCCAGCTGGCGCGCGCGCTCGATGCGGCGCTGGAGACGGTGCAGCATTGCGCGCAGTGCCATACCTTCACCGTGGGCCGGCTGTGCGCCATCTGCCAGGACGAAAGCCGCGACAGCGCGCGCCTGTGCGTGGTGGAAACCCCGGCCGATCTCGCGGCGATGGAGCGCACCGGCGCCTACCAGGGCCGCTACTATGTGCTGATGGGGCGGCTGTCGCCGCTCGACGGCATCGGGCCGCGCGACCTGGGCCTGCCCGAGTTGCTCGCGCGCACGGGCGAGGGCGGCGTGCAGGAGGTGATCCTGGCCACCAGCTTCACCGCCGAGGGCGAGGCCACGGCGCATGCGATCAGCGAGGCGCTCAAGAGCCGCGGCGTGCATGTGACGCGGCTGGCGCGCGGCGTGCCGGTGGGCAGCGAGCTGGAGTATGTGGATCTGGGCACCATTGCCCATGCACTTTCGGACCGGCGCTGA
- the gloB gene encoding hydroxyacylglutathione hydrolase — protein sequence MNLLPLPAFSDNYVWMLHDGRQALVIDPGEAGPVLAALERHALQLQAILITHHHADHVGGVDALRAATGAPVWGPAREKLPEPVARVRGGDQVDALGGPWQVIDVPGHTAGHIAFYSASAMEQPLLFCGDTLFSGGCGRLFEGTPQQMQQSLDALAALPDATLVCCAHEYTLSNLRFALAVEPNNAALLHHLEHCRGLRARGEPTLPSSLGLERSINPFLRTRHGAVAASAQRHDPRIHPQQAHEVLAALRAWKNVF from the coding sequence ATGAACCTGTTGCCGCTGCCCGCTTTCTCTGACAACTATGTTTGGATGCTGCACGACGGCCGCCAGGCCCTGGTCATCGACCCGGGCGAAGCCGGCCCGGTGCTTGCGGCATTGGAGCGCCACGCGCTGCAGCTGCAAGCCATTCTAATCACGCACCACCACGCCGATCACGTCGGCGGCGTCGATGCGCTGCGCGCCGCGACCGGTGCGCCGGTCTGGGGCCCGGCGCGTGAAAAGCTGCCCGAACCCGTGGCGCGCGTGCGCGGCGGCGACCAGGTCGATGCGCTGGGCGGCCCCTGGCAGGTGATCGACGTGCCCGGGCACACCGCGGGCCACATCGCCTTCTACAGCGCCAGCGCCATGGAGCAGCCGCTGCTGTTTTGCGGCGACACGCTGTTCTCCGGTGGCTGCGGTCGCCTCTTCGAAGGCACGCCGCAGCAGATGCAGCAATCGCTCGACGCGCTGGCTGCCCTGCCGGACGCCACGCTGGTCTGCTGCGCGCACGAATACACACTTTCTAACCTTCGCTTCGCGCTGGCGGTGGAACCAAACAACGCCGCCCTGCTCCACCACCTGGAGCATTGCCGGGGCCTGCGGGCTCGGGGCGAGCCCACCCTGCCTTCCAGCCTCGGGCTGGAGCGCAGCATCAACCCCTTTCTTCGTACGCGCCATGGCGCCGTGGCCGCCAGTGCCCAGCGCCATGACCCGCGTATCCACCCGCAGCAAGCCCATGAGGTGCTTGCGGCATTGCGCGCCTGGAAAAACGTTTTCTGA
- the glp gene encoding gephyrin-like molybdotransferase Glp, translating into MTMPPTLQEIAARLEGYDPEAMDVDSVRRFLEALAPAPEHSEVLALGAALDRVLAQDLVSPIHVPAHDNSAMDGYAFAGSALQPGQGLRLRIAGSVHAGATWPRALQPGECLRIMTGAVMPAGADTVVPQELAALEEGGQLWIAPDLLQPGANRRRRGEDLQQGSLALACGERLTPAALGLLASLGLAEVRVFRRLRVAYFSTGDEILSPGAAPRPGAVYDSNRFTVCALLRRLGVEVIEGEPVGDDPALLEAALVRAALEADAVITSGGVSTGDADHLRPLLQRLGEVAFWRVAMRPGRPLAVGRLHGKPSPTLLFGLPGNPVAAMVAFVALVRPALLQMMGCRARPQPLLQAVSSETLRKRPGRTEYQRGIVSLGADGRLQVRTTGSQGSGVLSSMLQANGLIVLPHGQGTVQAGDLVRVLMFDGAF; encoded by the coding sequence ATGACAATGCCGCCCACCCTGCAGGAAATTGCCGCCCGCCTCGAAGGCTATGACCCCGAGGCCATGGATGTGGACAGCGTCCGGCGCTTTCTCGAGGCCCTGGCGCCCGCGCCCGAGCACAGCGAAGTGCTGGCGCTGGGCGCCGCGCTGGACCGGGTGCTGGCCCAGGATCTGGTCTCGCCCATCCACGTGCCGGCGCATGACAACTCCGCCATGGACGGCTATGCCTTTGCCGGCAGCGCGCTGCAGCCGGGCCAGGGACTGCGGCTGCGCATCGCCGGCAGCGTGCATGCGGGAGCCACCTGGCCGCGCGCGCTGCAGCCCGGCGAATGCCTGCGCATCATGACCGGCGCCGTCATGCCCGCGGGCGCGGACACCGTCGTGCCGCAGGAACTGGCAGCGCTGGAAGAAGGCGGACAGCTGTGGATCGCTCCCGATCTGCTGCAGCCCGGCGCCAACCGCCGCCGCCGCGGCGAGGACCTGCAGCAGGGCAGCCTGGCGCTGGCTTGCGGCGAACGGCTCACCCCCGCGGCGCTGGGCCTGCTGGCCAGCCTGGGGCTGGCCGAGGTGCGCGTGTTCCGCCGGCTGCGCGTGGCGTATTTCTCCACCGGCGACGAGATCCTGAGCCCGGGCGCCGCGCCGCGCCCCGGCGCGGTCTACGACAGCAACCGTTTCACCGTCTGCGCGCTGCTGCGCCGGCTGGGTGTCGAGGTCATCGAAGGCGAGCCGGTGGGCGACGATCCGGCGCTGCTCGAGGCGGCGCTTGTGCGTGCCGCACTGGAGGCCGATGCCGTGATCACCAGCGGCGGCGTGAGCACCGGCGACGCCGACCATCTGCGCCCGCTGTTGCAGCGCCTGGGCGAAGTGGCGTTCTGGCGCGTGGCCATGCGCCCCGGCAGGCCGCTGGCCGTGGGGCGCCTGCATGGCAAGCCTTCCCCCACGCTGCTGTTCGGCCTGCCGGGCAATCCGGTCGCGGCCATGGTGGCCTTCGTGGCGCTGGTGCGCCCGGCGCTGCTGCAGATGATGGGTTGCCGCGCGCGGCCCCAGCCGCTGCTGCAGGCGGTGAGCAGCGAGACCCTGCGCAAGCGCCCGGGCCGCACCGAATACCAGCGCGGCATCGTCAGCCTGGGCGCCGACGGCCGGCTGCAGGTGCGCACCACCGGCAGCCAGGGCTCAGGCGTGCTCAGCTCGATGCTCCAGGCCAACGGGCTGATCGTGCTGCCCCATGGGCAGGGCACGGTGCAGGCGGGCGATTTGGTCCGCGTGCTGATGTTCGACGGCGCATTCTGA
- a CDS encoding Crp/Fnr family transcriptional regulator, whose product MPTPVPPPSFSPLLPEHLPILRSGRWFHGLPRPLAQQLAQLARVRCLAPGEAVFRRGDPPDGLHAVLRGTLRMSGAGTGARARGTLLMLLEAPSWFGEPSLFDQSPRAHDVIAVQGSSVLQVPQAPLLDWLQQHPEHWRPLALLVTLRLRQALAMLEDQATLAAPQRLARWLVSLALDHGQRLDSTQSRRVLHLSQEQLAHMLALSRQTTNQMLQELQQRGLLRLHRGRLEILDLPGLRGIALAEPH is encoded by the coding sequence ATGCCCACACCCGTGCCACCGCCCTCCTTCTCGCCGCTGCTGCCCGAGCATCTTCCCATCCTGCGTTCGGGCCGCTGGTTCCACGGACTGCCCAGGCCGCTGGCGCAGCAGCTCGCGCAGCTGGCGCGCGTGCGGTGCCTCGCGCCTGGCGAGGCCGTGTTCCGGCGCGGCGATCCGCCGGACGGGTTGCATGCGGTGCTGCGCGGCACGCTGCGCATGTCCGGCGCCGGCACGGGCGCCCGCGCGCGCGGCACGCTGCTGATGCTGCTGGAGGCGCCGTCATGGTTTGGCGAGCCATCGCTGTTCGACCAGTCCCCGCGTGCACATGACGTGATTGCGGTCCAGGGCAGCAGCGTGCTGCAGGTGCCGCAGGCGCCGCTGCTGGACTGGCTGCAGCAGCACCCCGAGCACTGGCGGCCGCTGGCGCTGCTGGTGACGCTCAGGCTGCGCCAGGCCCTGGCCATGCTGGAAGACCAGGCCACGCTGGCCGCGCCCCAGCGGCTCGCGCGCTGGCTGGTGTCGCTGGCGCTGGACCACGGCCAGCGGCTGGACAGCACGCAGTCGCGCCGCGTGCTGCACCTGTCGCAGGAGCAGCTGGCGCACATGCTGGCGCTGTCGCGCCAGACCACCAACCAGATGCTGCAGGAGCTGCAGCAGCGCGGCCTGCTGCGCCTGCACCGCGGGCGGCTCGAAATCCTGGATCTGCCCGGCCTGCGCGGCATCGCCCTCGCCGAGCCGCACTGA
- a CDS encoding MAPEG family protein, with protein sequence MDQSFTLAYWCVLIAALLPMVCAYIAKGGGGIGRTREQGGFDNNDPRGWLLRQTGLPARANAAQANSFEGLPFFIGAVIIAHQLGAAQHWLDLLALAYVLLRALYIALYVADRATLRSLTWAAGMAVNVAILFLGYR encoded by the coding sequence ATGGACCAGTCTTTCACCCTGGCCTACTGGTGCGTGTTGATTGCCGCGCTGCTGCCCATGGTCTGCGCCTATATTGCCAAGGGCGGCGGCGGCATCGGCCGCACCAGGGAGCAAGGCGGTTTCGACAACAACGATCCGCGCGGCTGGCTGCTAAGGCAGACCGGCCTGCCGGCGCGCGCCAATGCCGCGCAGGCCAACAGCTTCGAGGGCCTGCCGTTCTTCATCGGTGCGGTGATCATTGCCCATCAGCTAGGGGCGGCGCAGCACTGGCTGGACCTGCTGGCGCTGGCCTATGTGCTGCTGCGCGCGCTCTACATCGCGCTGTACGTGGCCGATCGCGCCACGCTGCGCAGCCTGACATGGGCTGCGGGCATGGCGGTGAATGTGGCGATTCTTTTTCTCGGCTATCGCTGA
- the rnhA gene encoding ribonuclease HI, translating to MNQVVIYTDGACKGNPGPGGWGVLLRAGAMEKELFGGELGTTNNRMELQAVIEALAALKRPCDVTLFIDSQYVLKGITEWIHGWKAKGWRTASREPVKNAELWQRLDALVGSGGHRIDWRWVRGHAGDPGNERADMLANRGVEKALGRR from the coding sequence TTGAATCAAGTTGTGATCTACACCGATGGCGCCTGCAAGGGCAACCCCGGACCCGGGGGCTGGGGCGTGCTGCTGCGCGCCGGGGCCATGGAAAAGGAATTGTTTGGCGGGGAACTGGGCACGACCAACAACCGCATGGAACTGCAGGCGGTGATCGAGGCGCTGGCCGCGCTCAAGAGGCCCTGCGACGTGACACTGTTCATCGACAGCCAGTATGTGCTCAAGGGCATCACCGAGTGGATCCATGGCTGGAAGGCCAAGGGCTGGCGCACGGCGTCCAGGGAGCCGGTGAAGAACGCCGAGCTGTGGCAGAGGCTCGACGCGCTGGTCGGCAGCGGCGGCCACCGCATCGACTGGCGCTGGGTGCGCGGGCATGCGGGCGACCCGGGCAACGAGCGGGCGGACATGCTGGCCAACCGAGGCGTGGAAAAGGCGCTGGGGCGCCGTTGA
- the ppa gene encoding inorganic diphosphatase codes for MSLDKVSPGKNAPDTFNVVVEISMNADPVKYEVDKESGAIFVDRFMTTAMHYPTNYGYVPQTLSGDGDPVDVLVMTPFPLPPGVVVPCRALGILMMEDEAGIDGKVLAVPTAKILPQYAKIESIEDLPEITLAQISHFFEHYKDLEKGKWVKVQGWQGVDAAKKEVADGIANYQG; via the coding sequence ATGTCCCTCGACAAAGTCTCCCCCGGCAAGAACGCTCCCGACACCTTCAACGTGGTCGTTGAAATCTCGATGAACGCCGATCCCGTGAAATACGAAGTGGACAAGGAGTCGGGCGCGATCTTCGTCGACCGCTTCATGACCACCGCCATGCACTACCCCACCAACTACGGCTACGTGCCGCAGACGCTGTCGGGCGACGGCGACCCGGTGGACGTGCTGGTGATGACCCCCTTCCCGCTGCCCCCGGGCGTGGTCGTCCCCTGCCGCGCGCTGGGCATCCTGATGATGGAAGACGAAGCCGGCATCGACGGCAAGGTGCTGGCCGTGCCCACCGCCAAGATCCTGCCGCAGTACGCCAAGATCGAATCGATCGAGGACCTGCCCGAGATCACGCTGGCGCAGATCTCGCACTTCTTCGAGCACTACAAGGACCTGGAAAAGGGCAAGTGGGTCAAGGTCCAGGGCTGGCAGGGCGTGGACGCGGCCAAGAAGGAAGTGGCCGACGGCATCGCCAACTACCAGGGCTGA
- a CDS encoding thioredoxin family protein → MTYQSQQLAQNPAIQDVEALRGNAVLEFGTAWCGYCQGAQPLIREALAGREDVQHLKVEDGPGRPLGRNYRVKLWPTLIFLRNGQEVGRSVRPTSSAALAAEMAKLSQG, encoded by the coding sequence ATGACCTACCAGAGCCAGCAACTTGCCCAGAACCCCGCGATACAGGATGTCGAGGCCCTGCGCGGCAATGCGGTGCTGGAGTTCGGCACCGCCTGGTGCGGCTACTGCCAGGGCGCGCAGCCGCTGATCCGCGAGGCGCTGGCCGGGCGCGAGGACGTGCAGCATCTGAAGGTGGAAGACGGCCCGGGCCGCCCGCTGGGCCGCAACTACCGCGTCAAGCTCTGGCCGACGCTGATCTTCCTGCGCAATGGGCAGGAAGTGGGACGCAGCGTTCGGCCGACTTCCAGTGCCGCCCTGGCAGCCGAAATGGCCAAACTATCCCAGGGCTGA
- a CDS encoding transglycosylase SLT domain-containing protein, translating into MKLLYPALLSSVLWLAGCATVTPDGSASDAGASLSHTPQYPNGSLSPLQTTELTTPGVASLSAPADLWDRIRRGFAMPDLEHELVHDREQWYSSRPDYILRMTERSSKYLFHIVEELERRGMPTELALLPYIESAFNPQAVSSAKAAGMWQFMPATGTYFDLKQNIFRDDRRDVLASTRAALDYLQKLYGMFGDWHLALAAYNWGEGSVGRAIARNRKAGLGISYSELNMPAETRLYVPKLQAVKNIVNRPDVFSAELPLIENHPYFQTVDITRDIDVELAAKLADVSVADFRALNPSLSRPVIFAAGTPQILLPWDNAKVFQRNLAAYDKGQYSSWTVWTAPSTLTAADAAQRVGMSEEALRTLNSIPPRMLIKAGSALMVPRTASTLTDVSSQVADNGYMSLAPEIVTRRTTVKAQKRDTLASLARRHRVSVANLADWNDMNVNSAIKAGQSIVLFVPLRGTSVTPSRTRAGKVAVAARSNKAPAATSKKGGTPSKVKKR; encoded by the coding sequence ATGAAGCTTCTCTATCCCGCACTGCTGAGCAGCGTGCTCTGGCTGGCCGGCTGCGCCACCGTGACCCCTGACGGCTCCGCCTCCGATGCCGGGGCCTCGCTCAGCCATACGCCGCAATACCCGAATGGCTCGCTGAGCCCGCTGCAGACCACCGAGCTGACGACGCCGGGCGTGGCCTCGCTGTCGGCGCCAGCCGATCTCTGGGACCGCATCCGGCGCGGCTTCGCCATGCCCGACCTCGAGCACGAACTGGTCCACGACCGCGAGCAGTGGTATTCGAGCCGGCCCGACTACATCCTGCGCATGACCGAGCGCTCGAGCAAGTACCTGTTCCACATCGTCGAGGAGCTCGAGCGCCGCGGCATGCCCACCGAGCTGGCGCTGCTGCCCTACATCGAGAGCGCGTTCAACCCGCAGGCCGTCTCGAGCGCCAAGGCCGCCGGCATGTGGCAGTTCATGCCCGCCACCGGCACCTACTTCGACCTCAAGCAGAACATCTTCCGCGACGACCGCCGCGACGTGCTGGCCTCGACGCGCGCCGCGCTCGACTACCTGCAAAAGCTCTACGGCATGTTCGGCGACTGGCACCTGGCGCTGGCGGCGTACAACTGGGGCGAAGGCAGCGTCGGCCGCGCCATCGCGCGCAACCGCAAGGCCGGCCTGGGCATCAGCTACTCCGAGCTCAACATGCCCGCCGAGACGCGCCTCTACGTGCCCAAGCTGCAGGCGGTGAAGAACATCGTCAACCGGCCGGATGTGTTCAGCGCCGAGCTGCCGCTGATCGAGAACCACCCCTACTTCCAGACCGTGGACATCACGCGCGACATCGACGTCGAGCTCGCGGCCAAGCTGGCCGACGTGTCGGTGGCCGATTTCCGCGCGCTCAATCCCTCGCTCAGCCGCCCGGTGATCTTTGCCGCCGGCACGCCGCAGATCCTGCTGCCCTGGGACAACGCCAAGGTGTTCCAGCGCAACCTCGCCGCCTACGACAAGGGCCAGTATTCGAGCTGGACCGTCTGGACCGCGCCCTCGACGCTGACTGCGGCCGATGCCGCGCAGCGCGTGGGCATGAGCGAGGAAGCATTGCGCACGCTCAACAGCATTCCGCCGCGCATGCTGATCAAGGCCGGCTCGGCGCTGATGGTGCCGCGCACCGCCAGCACGCTGACCGATGTCTCAAGCCAGGTGGCGGACAACGGCTACATGTCGCTGGCGCCCGAGATCGTGACGCGCCGCACCACCGTGAAGGCGCAAAAGCGCGACACGCTGGCCAGCCTGGCGCGCCGCCACCGCGTGAGCGTCGCCAACCTGGCCGACTGGAACGACATGAACGTGAACTCGGCGATCAAGGCCGGGCAGTCGATCGTGCTGTTCGTGCCGCTGCGCGGCACTTCGGTCACGCCCTCGCGCACGCGCGCCGGCAAGGTGGCGGTGGCGGCGCGCTCGAACAAGGCACCGGCCGCCACTTCCAAGAAGGGCGGCACGCCCTCGAAGGTGAAGAAGCGCTGA
- a CDS encoding YbaB/EbfC family nucleoid-associated protein: MFNKGQLAGLMKQAQAMQDNLKKAQDELGNVEVEGESGAGLVKVLMTCKHDVKRVTIDPSLLAEDKDMLEDLVAAAFNAAVRKAEETSQEKMGKLTAGMPGLPGGMKFPF; this comes from the coding sequence ATGTTCAACAAAGGACAACTCGCCGGCCTCATGAAGCAGGCCCAGGCCATGCAGGACAACCTCAAGAAGGCCCAGGACGAACTGGGCAATGTCGAGGTCGAGGGCGAATCCGGCGCCGGCCTGGTCAAGGTGCTGATGACCTGCAAGCACGACGTCAAGCGCGTGACCATCGACCCCAGCCTGCTGGCGGAAGACAAGGACATGCTGGAGGACCTGGTGGCTGCCGCCTTCAATGCCGCGGTGCGCAAGGCCGAAGAGACTTCCCAGGAAAAGATGGGCAAGCTGACGGCCGGCATGCCGGGCCTGCCTGGCGGCATGAAATTCCCGTTCTGA
- the moaA gene encoding GTP 3',8-cyclase MoaA encodes MAVRVIPLVDQRTAALSAAVPALAAAPTGRLLDQLGRPLRDLRISVTDRCNFRCQYCMPKEVFDKDYKYLPHSALLSFEEITRLARLFLAHGVRKIRLTGGEPLLRKNLEALVAQLAALRTAEGLPADLTLTTNASLLARKARALKDAGLNRLTVSLDALDDSVFRRMNDVDFGVAEVLDGIEAAQAVGFDRIKVNMVVQRGTNDDQILPMARFFRGTGVALRFIEYMDVGATNGWRMDQVLPSAQVRERLESEFSLVPLAPGSRGETASRWGYADGEGTHDPALGEVGFISSVTEAFCGDCNRARLSTEGKLYLCLFASQGWDLRGLLRTGASDAELAAAIAPIWQQRSDQYSQLRSSLPADMAPPGAASGRRIEMSYIGG; translated from the coding sequence ATGGCTGTACGAGTGATTCCCCTGGTAGATCAGCGCACGGCGGCCCTTTCGGCGGCGGTGCCGGCGTTGGCTGCCGCCCCTACCGGCCGGCTGCTGGACCAGCTGGGCCGGCCGCTGCGCGACCTGCGCATCAGCGTCACCGACCGCTGCAACTTCCGCTGCCAGTACTGCATGCCCAAGGAAGTCTTCGACAAGGACTACAAATACCTGCCGCACAGCGCACTGCTGAGCTTCGAGGAGATCACGCGGCTGGCGCGGCTGTTCCTGGCGCATGGCGTGCGCAAGATCCGCCTCACCGGCGGCGAGCCGCTGCTGCGCAAGAACCTGGAGGCACTGGTGGCGCAACTGGCGGCGCTGCGTACCGCCGAGGGGCTGCCGGCCGATCTGACGCTGACCACCAATGCCTCGCTGCTGGCGCGCAAGGCACGCGCGCTCAAGGATGCGGGCTTGAACCGGCTCACGGTGAGCCTGGACGCGCTGGACGACAGCGTGTTCCGCCGCATGAACGACGTCGACTTCGGCGTGGCCGAGGTGCTCGATGGCATCGAGGCTGCGCAGGCCGTGGGCTTCGATCGCATCAAGGTCAACATGGTGGTGCAGCGCGGCACCAACGACGACCAGATCCTGCCGATGGCGCGCTTTTTCCGCGGCACCGGCGTGGCGCTGCGCTTCATCGAATACATGGATGTGGGTGCCACCAACGGCTGGCGCATGGACCAGGTGCTGCCTTCGGCGCAGGTGCGCGAGCGCCTGGAATCCGAGTTCTCGCTGGTGCCGCTCGCGCCCGGCAGCCGCGGCGAGACCGCCTCGCGCTGGGGCTACGCCGATGGTGAGGGCACGCATGACCCGGCGCTGGGCGAGGTCGGCTTCATCAGCAGCGTCACCGAAGCGTTCTGCGGCGACTGCAACCGCGCGCGGCTGTCGACCGAAGGCAAGCTGTACCTGTGCCTGTTTGCCTCGCAGGGCTGGGACCTGCGCGGCCTGCTGCGCACGGGCGCGAGCGACGCCGAGCTGGCCGCCGCCATCGCGCCGATATGGCAGCAGCGCAGCGACCAGTACTCGCAGCTGCGCAGCAGCCTGCCCGCGGACATGGCCCCGCCCGGCGCCGCCTCCGGCCGGCGCATCGAGATGAGCTATATCGGTGGCTGA
- the mobA gene encoding molybdenum cofactor guanylyltransferase MobA translates to MGGADKGLQPFRGVPLALHALQRLAPQVGGCMLNANRNLAQYAAFGVSVWPDSLVEYPGPLAGFLCGLEHCGTPWLLTVPCDTPLFPHNLAERLARAAAAEAAEIVFAAGAETDARGEVRWRDQPVFCLLQAALAPSLQRYLAEGGRKIDHWARMHRCISVAFDRPADDTRAFANANTLQELHALEHAR, encoded by the coding sequence ATGGGCGGCGCCGACAAGGGCCTGCAGCCTTTTCGCGGCGTCCCGCTGGCGCTGCATGCCCTGCAGCGGCTGGCGCCGCAGGTCGGCGGCTGCATGCTCAATGCCAATCGCAATCTGGCGCAGTATGCGGCGTTTGGCGTATCCGTTTGGCCAGACAGTCTGGTGGAATATCCCGGCCCGCTGGCCGGCTTCCTGTGCGGCCTTGAACACTGCGGCACGCCCTGGCTGCTCACGGTGCCCTGCGACACGCCGCTGTTTCCGCATAACCTGGCCGAGCGCCTGGCGCGCGCGGCGGCGGCCGAAGCTGCCGAGATCGTGTTTGCCGCGGGCGCCGAAACCGATGCCCGGGGCGAGGTGCGCTGGCGCGATCAGCCGGTGTTTTGCCTGCTGCAGGCCGCGCTGGCGCCGAGCCTGCAGCGCTATCTGGCCGAAGGCGGACGCAAGATCGACCATTGGGCGCGCATGCACCGCTGCATCAGCGTGGCATTCGATCGGCCCGCGGACGACACGCGTGCGTTTGCCAATGCCAATACCCTGCAGGAACTGCACGCCCTGGAACACGCCCGATGA
- a CDS encoding class I SAM-dependent methyltransferase: MHHWLDSPTGRYLLDWEQQRCDEAVADVFGYHSLQLGLPMLQGLRANRMPHRWLALQSTAAAAAWTGSIPVDGGPREPVHAVLEASALPFAEASLDLLVLPHTLETTPDPHGALREVARVLVPEGRVVICGINPASWWGMQSALAPRGAHLPDVRSAIGYWRLRDWLRLLALDVQAVEFGCHRPAVQSACWHQRWGWMDPLGERAWPILGGVYCVVATKRVAGMRLLEPAWRVRPQPVAAGAAAPVAQRSGGSNGCHSHGCHSNRKI; encoded by the coding sequence ATGCACCACTGGCTTGATTCCCCCACCGGGCGCTACCTGCTCGACTGGGAACAGCAGCGCTGCGACGAGGCCGTGGCGGATGTGTTTGGCTACCACAGCCTGCAGCTGGGGCTGCCTATGCTACAGGGCTTGCGCGCCAATCGCATGCCGCACCGCTGGCTGGCGCTGCAATCCACTGCCGCTGCTGCGGCATGGACTGGCAGCATACCCGTGGACGGCGGGCCGCGCGAGCCGGTGCACGCCGTGCTCGAAGCTTCCGCGCTGCCCTTTGCCGAAGCCAGCCTGGACCTGCTGGTATTGCCGCACACGCTGGAAACGACGCCCGATCCGCATGGCGCGCTGCGCGAGGTGGCGCGCGTGCTGGTGCCCGAGGGGCGGGTGGTGATCTGCGGTATCAACCCTGCCAGCTGGTGGGGAATGCAGTCGGCGCTCGCGCCGCGCGGCGCGCACCTGCCGGACGTGCGCAGCGCCATCGGCTACTGGCGGCTGCGCGACTGGCTGCGGCTGCTGGCGCTCGACGTGCAGGCGGTGGAGTTCGGCTGCCACCGGCCCGCGGTGCAGTCCGCGTGCTGGCATCAGCGCTGGGGCTGGATGGATCCGCTGGGCGAGCGTGCGTGGCCCATACTCGGGGGCGTGTACTGCGTGGTGGCCACCAAGCGCGTGGCCGGCATGCGGCTGCTCGAGCCGGCATGGCGCGTGCGCCCGCAGCCCGTGGCGGCCGGCGCCGCGGCGCCGGTGGCACAGCGCAGCGGTGGTAGCAATGGCTGCCACAGCCATGGCTGCCACAGCAATAGAAAAATCTAG
- a CDS encoding DUF2889 domain-containing protein encodes MPLTEIPGRSPQHLRDVRYRSFSRPDGLWDIEGELHDRKAVDLTLQGNRRVPAGKAIHHMWIRATVDTSLQVKAIEVAMDSHPLGHCPEAAAALQKMVGCQMGRGWRKAIQEHLGGVASCTHLRELLFNMATAAFQSVPNVFASEDPSQPPRHLGQCLGWDFNGPGIAAYYPQFVRWQAHARAARPEDAGDAVAKPAS; translated from the coding sequence ATGCCCTTGACAGAAATTCCCGGCCGTTCTCCCCAGCACCTGCGCGACGTGCGCTACCGCAGCTTCTCCCGCCCCGATGGCCTCTGGGACATCGAAGGCGAGCTCCATGACCGCAAGGCCGTGGACCTGACCCTGCAAGGCAACCGGCGCGTGCCCGCGGGCAAGGCCATCCACCACATGTGGATCCGCGCCACCGTCGACACCTCGCTGCAGGTGAAAGCCATCGAGGTGGCGATGGACTCGCACCCCCTGGGCCACTGCCCCGAGGCCGCGGCCGCGCTGCAGAAGATGGTCGGCTGCCAGATGGGCCGCGGCTGGCGCAAGGCGATCCAGGAGCACCTGGGCGGCGTCGCCAGCTGCACCCACCTGCGCGAGCTGCTGTTCAACATGGCGACGGCCGCGTTCCAGTCGGTGCCGAATGTCTTTGCCAGCGAGGATCCCTCGCAGCCGCCGCGCCATCTGGGCCAGTGCCTGGGCTGGGACTTCAACGGCCCGGGCATCGCCGCCTACTATCCGCAGTTCGTCCGCTGGCAAGCCCATGCGCGCGCGGCCCGGCCCGAGGATGCGGGCGACGCGGTGGCGAAGCCGGCTTCCTGA